The DNA sequence CCTCGGTCAAATGTTACAGCAACTATTTTTTTCGTTTTAGCTTTTTTGGCTAAATCCTCACCAACGAGAGTTGAGATTTGCGTTTTTGTTTTCTTAACTTTTAAGGTGTTGGCAATTTCAACATCACCAGAGGACAGCAAGGTCTTTCCGTTCACACTATCAACAACCTGAACATAAATATGTTTATTCGTTCTATGCACCACAACTCTAGGTAGTTTACTAATCATACCTTTGTGACTCTGCTTACGCCTATTTATCAGTTTTAGTTTTTTATCGTGTTTCATATATTTTTTACGCTGATCCTGCCGCTTTTGCGGTTTTACCTGCTTTTCTTCTTACTTGCTCACCCTTATATCTGATCCCCTTGCCTTTGTACGGTTCGGGCGGTCTAACCATTC is a window from the Candidatus Woesebacteria bacterium genome containing:
- a CDS encoding 50S ribosomal protein L18, translated to MKHDKKLKLINRRKQSHKGMISKLPRVVVHRTNKHIYVQVVDSVNGKTLLSSGDVEIANTLKVKKTKTQISTLVGEDLAKKAKTKKIVAVTFDRGRFRYHGRVKALAEALREGGMKL